The Chordicoccus furentiruminis DNA window GCCATATCCGGCGAATATAGGATGTCGGACAGCCGGATCGGCAGCCGAACGGAAAGATCGTGTAAGCGCAGCTGGATCGGCAGCCGAACAGAAAGATTGTGCAAGCGCAGCCGGATCGGCAGCCTGACGGACGGATTGCGGCCGCTGTTTAGCGGGACGCTCGCAGTTTGACAGACGGTACGGCAAGGGGGGGGGTAAATGGACGCGATCATCGTGTCGGATGCATGCCGGCGGATCGAAGAGGAAATTCAGAGGCTGCGGATGGTGCTGGCCTCCCTGACCGCGGAGCGGGACGAGCTGCGCTGCCATATCTGTCCCGAACTGGAGGCTCGTTACGCGCAGGCAGTCGGGGACCTGCAGATCCGGATTCATCTTCAGGAAATTCTGATTCAGGAGTTCCGGATCAGCATCGAGCTGGCCCGCGCCGCGCTGAACCGGGAGAAAGTGATTTCCAGAGAGGAAATCGAGGATCAGGTCCGTCGGAGGTATCAGACCTTCCATGATCGGGTCGGGGAAGAGCGCCGAAAGGCGGAGCGGGCCAAAAGAGAGCAGAAGGAGCGGGAAAGCCGGCAAAGGCAGTACGAGCGGGCATGGCGGGACCGGTACGGCGGCGACGCGGGGAAGGAAGCATCCCGGGAGGACGGACATGCCAAAGGAAAAGCGGGCCGGATGCCGGACGCAAAAGAGCTCTACCGGAAGCTTGTGAAAAGACTGCATCCGGATATGAATCCTGACGGGACGGAGCGGGAGAAGGAACTGTTCCGCCGGGCCGTGAAGGCCTATCAGGAGGGCGACATTGCCACGCTGCAGGAAGTGTATGATGAGGTTTTCGGAGATGAAACCGCGGCGGATACGGGTTGGAAGGCACGGTCCTATGAGGAACTGACGGCGCTTCGGGACCGGCTGAAGGAACAGATCCGTCTTTTGCAGGAAGAGATCCGGGCAATCAGGGAGAGTTTCCCTTACAGCATGAAGGAGATGCTGGATGATCCGGCGGCTGTGGCGGCGAAGCGGGAGGAACTGCAGCGGCAGATCAGTCGGAACGACGAGGCGCTGAAACGGCTGGACGGAATCTCGAAGGAGATTGTCCGGGAAATGGAGGCGCTCCGGAAAAAAAAGGGCGGAGCAGACGGATGAGCAGCCGCGGGTCTTCGGTCGTGGCACGCGGACGGGAGCGGCGATGGATCAGGATAAGAAAGAGCTGACGACGGCTGCGGCGGATGCCGCGGCGATGACGTATCTGCAGCAAAGCGGAGTGGAGCTTGCGGACCTGTTCACACGGGATATTCTGCTGATGCATACGTCGGTCGCCGGTGTGATGTTTACGGATCATTTCCGGGAGCACGCTGCTGAGACGAAGAAGGGCGATCCGGTGAGTCTTGTGCTGGAGCCGGATAATCCCGCGGATCCGATGGCGATTCTGGTCCGGGACCGGCAGGGTCGGAAACTCGGCTATATCCCGCGGGTGAAGAACGAAGCACTGTTTCATCTTATGGACGCGGGCAAGTATCTCTATGGCGCGGTGACCGGAGGCACCATCGGCACCATGACGAATCCGAAGGATACGCCGTGGGTGGAGATTGACATCGACGTGTTCATGAAGGACTGATGGAAAAGAAGCCTCCTTCCGATGGTCGGGATCTGGGCGGTCAGCGGCCGTCTCCGCGGAAAGGGGCTTCTTTTTGCTTTGTCAGATCGGGATGCACTGGAGTCCGGCGCATCCGGACGTGCGGCTCGTCAGACAGCCGCGGTCTTTTTTCTGAAGAGGCGGAAGACGCCGGTCTGGCCGAGCAGCCGCATCAGCAGATAGAAAATACCGGAATCGATCGGCCACATGATCAGATTCTTCAGCGTGCGCGCCGGAAGGATCGCCAGAAACGCCTGGCCGTAGAGCATGCTCAGCCAGAGCGTATTGAAGAAGACGTTGACGACCAGGACGACGGTAAGCTTCGCCGCAAGCACGCGCGGGAAGGTCAGCTTCCGGTGATAGTAGAAGCAGCCGTAAATGAAGGCGGCGAGCATCGCGTTGAACGTGAATCCGAAGAAGAACGGGCCGTCGGGACGGAGAAAATACTTGACGATATCGAGTACGCCGGCGAACAGCGTGCCGGTGATCGGTCCGAACAGAAAGTCAACCATCTGGTTGGGGATGGCCGAGAAACCGATCTTGACAAAGGGTCCGATGTTGATCGAAGCGACGGAATTGAGAATCAGCGCCAGTGCGGCGAGCATGGCGCAGGCCGTCAGTGAGGGAACAGCTCTCAGCTCACCGACGGAATCGCGGAACAGGCCGGTCCATTTTTTCATGATTCATTACCTCCATAGGTTGTCTGCGTTGTCTACAACAGGAGATAATCTTCCCGACCGTATCTTATCTTCTGATGCAGCGAGTGCAATCCGCCTATCGCAAGATTTCTCTTTTCGTCTCCCGGCAACTCTCCATCCGGAAGCACTTGACGCACGCGGATTTACTCTGCAAGTTCCGATCTGATTGTACGAATATGCACCGGATTTAGCAATAGAAAACTTAAGAAAAACGGTCCTTCGCGGCCTGTTTCCGGTACTGCGTCGGCGATTCTCCGTAGTAGTTCCGGTAGGCCTTGCTGAAGTAGTGCGTGTCGGAGTAGCCGGTGCGGGCGGCGATTTCCTGAATCTGGAGCGACGGGTCGGAGAGCAGCTCCCGGGCCCGCGTCATCCGGGTCCGCAGCAGAAACTCGTAGATGCCGCAGCCGTAGCGCGCCTTGAAGAGCTTCGAGAGATATTCCTTCGAGAAGAAGTAGCGGGAAGTAAAGCCGCTGATGGAAATATTCTCGCTGTAGGATTCCTCGATCGTCCGATGAATCATTTCGATGACTTCGTCGGCGCGGACGGACGCCGGCCGCTCTGAAGTGCCCGTTTCGTCAAAGCGGGCGTCCGGATGAAGCTCGAGAAGGGCCTTCCGGACGGCCTGATTCAGCTCGTCGGCTTTGAGCGGCTTCAGCAGATAGTCGGTCGCGCCGAGCCGGAGCGCCTGCTGGGCGTAGGAAAATTCATCGTAGCCGCTGATCATGATGACGCGCGCGTCGAGTGCCGGGGACTGACGGATCCGGCCGAGAAAGGTAAGTCCGTCCATCCGCGGCATGCGGATATCCGCGAGAATGACGTCCGGATGCAGCTCGCGTGCCAGCTTCAGCGCATCGGCTCCGTTGTCGGATTCCTCGATCCGGCCGATGGACAGTGCGGTCGTATCGAGCAGTTTCCGCACGGCGATCCGGACCGGCGCCTCATCATCTGTAATCAGTAAAGTGAACATTCTGATCCTTTCTCTGCATGCATCGGGATCCGGAGTGTGACCTTCGTGCCGTGGTCCGCGCCGGTCCGGCTTGCGATCAGCACATCCGCGTCGCGGTAGAGGATCTTCAGCCGGTTGAAGAGGTTCGGAAGGCCGACACCGGTGTCGGGATCGGTCAGCCGGCGTTCATCGAAGAGCGTGCGGAGCTTGTGAAGCTCCGCTTCCGGGATCCCGCATCCGTCGTCTGTCACCGAGAGCAGCAGATTCGTCCCGTCCGTCTCCGCGTTCAGCTGGATCCGGATCGAGGTCACATCGTCGGACAGCCCGTGCCGGATGGAGTTTTCCACCAGATTCTGGAGACTGACTTTCGGGATCGGAAGATCGAGAAGGTCCTGAGAGACGTTCTCGTCCAGTGTCAGCCGATCGCCCTTCCGCAGCTTCTGCAGACGGTAGTAGTTGTCGACATAGCGAAGCTCCTCTCTCAGCGTGACGGTGTCGCTGGCCCGGATCGTGTAGCGAAGGCAGTCCGCCAGTGTGGTCAGCATCGAATAAACCGTGGTGCCGTCGGTGTCCGTAAGCGCCTCGGATCCGATTGCCTGCAGCGTGTTGTACAGAAAGTGCGGGTTGATCTGCGCTTCCAGCGCTTTCAGCTGAGCGTTCTGTTCGTTGATCCGGGCGGCGTAATTCTGCTCAATCAGCCGGTTCAGGCTGTCGGACATCTTGTTGAAGCTTTCGGCAAGCATGCTCACCTCCCGGCAGCCGGTGAGATGTACGTGAGTGAAGTCCCCGCCTCCGAAGTCACCCTGCTTTTTCGCGAGCAGCGTCAGAGGTTTCGTGAAGAAGCGGATCACCACATAGGCCGAGGCCATCAGGATGACGAAGAGAAGAAAGCCGTCGGCGGCCGTGGTCCGGGCCGTGCCGCGGAACGCCTCCATCAGCCGGTCGTAGGAGGAGAAGGAGCAGAGCGTCAGCCCGTACCGCGTGGAATAAGCGGAGGTCATCAGATACGGTGTGTCCTTCAGGTTTATCAGCCGGCCCGATTCGTCCTCTTCAGCCGGAGCTTTCTTCGCGAGAAATGCGGACGCCGCTTCTGCCGGAAGATCACTGTAGATCAGATGACCGTTTTCGTCCGTCAGCAGAACGAAACGGCCGCTGCCGCGGCCGGAGGTCTGGCCGACCGAGCAGGCGGGATCCAGCACCAGTTCCACCAGCGCCGTCACCTTCTGATCGCTGATCCGGATCAGCGTGTGACAGTAATGCAGCAGCCGGCGCCCGTTTTGTTCCGCTGCAAAGAGCGCGCAGTTCAGCGGGGACGCCGCGCAGGCACGGTACGCTTCGGAATCGGTGATGTCCGACGGGTCCACGGACCGGGTCAGGGTATGATCCGTATCATTTCCGCGATACACAGTCAGCCCGGGACTGAGAAACGTGATGCGAAGCGAGATCAGGTCGTTCCGCGAGAAATAACTGCTTTGCACGAAGGCCCTCGCCGCATCGAGGAGCGCGTCCTCATCCACAGCCTGATACGTATTCAGTGCCTGACTCAGAATGGCATTATAGCACGGCTGAACGGCGAACTGGGCCAGCGTGTCAAGATAGCGGTCCAGATTGATGATACGGAGGCTGGACAGCTGGCGAGAGCAGCCGATCTCGTTCCGTATCGTGGAGCTCCGGCTGTGCCGGTAGTACCGGATCGTGAAAAACAGCGTCAGCGTCATCAGCGACGCGAAGGAGAGAAGTGTCAATATCGCCCATAAAGGCGTTCGCGACAGACGTTTTCTGATCGTCCGCAACAGGAAAACCTCCTTTTGAAAACCGGCGGTGGTGTAAAACTGTACAGCATTATACACTTTTCTGACCACAAAATAACATGTATTACACAAAACGGGAACGCTACAATGACAGATGTCAGAGAAATGCAGCTGACATCGGCTTGGGAGGTCATGATGAAAAAACAAACGAAGGAGCGGGTGGAAAATGTCTGCTTTACGCTGCCGGCTCTCATATGCATTTTCGTGATGTTCTATATTCCGTTCGTGATGGGCGCGGGATATTCCTTCACGCAGTGGAACGGGATCTCACAGCAGCCGAAATTCATCGGTCTTGACAATTACAAGGCGATCTTCGGCGGCGGAAGCGGATTCTTCTCCACGATCGGTTTCACAATCGGCTATACGGCGCTCTTCATTCTGTTTTCAAATGTGATTGCGCTGATTCTGGCGGTGGCGCTGACGAAGAAGTTCCATCTGGCGAACGTCTTCCGGGGGGTTTTCTTTATCCCCTACATTATGAGTATGACGATCGTCGGCTTCATCTGGAAGTTCATCTTCACGAAGGGCTTCGAGACGATGTTTGAGCACTGCCCGCTGCCGTTCTTCAACTGGAGCTGGCTGGGCGACCCCAGGGTTGCGTTCTGGGCGGTCACGCTGGTCGGCATCTGGCAGTCTCTGGGCTTCTACATCGTCCTCTACATCGCCGGTCTCGAGGCAGTGCCTCAGGATGTGGAAGAAGCGGCCAGAGTGGACGGCGCGACGAGCACGCAGCGGTTCTTCCGCGTGACGCTTCCTCTGCTGGGACCTTCGATCACCACATGCATTTTCATGTCGCTGACCAACGGACTCAAGGTTTTCGATATTATTCTGGCGTTGACGAAAGGCGGACCCGGCCAGGCAACTTACAGCGCGACGATGAGCATCTACATGGACGCGTTCACGAACAACCAGTACGGACTCGGTTCGGCGGAAGCGATCGTCTACTTCCTGGTGGTGCTCGTGATCACGAAGCTGACCCTTAAGGGACTGAACCGGACGGAGGTGAGTCTGTGATGCATACGGCGGCTGTGGGAATGAAGAAAAAGCGGGCCGTGGGGAAGATTCTCTGGTACGTGCTGCTGACGCTGTTTGCGGCCGTCTACATCTATCCGGTCTTCATCATGGTACTCAACTCCTTCAAGAGCTTCGGTGAGGTCGTTTCGGATCCGATCGCGTGGCCGAAGGTGTTTACGCTTCAGAACTACAAGGATGTGGCCGAGAAAATTCATTATATCCGGCTCTTTTTCAACAACGTGATGATCACCGTGATCGGCGTGGCCGGCATCGTCGTGATCTCCTCGATGACAGCCTATATTCTGGACCGCCGGCGTACGCGCTACACGAAGCTGGTGTACGCGCTCGCGATCACGCCGATGCTGGTGCCGTTCCAGACCATCATGATTCCGCTGCTGAAGACGATGACGACCCTGCATCTCGCGAAGAGCCGCGCCGGCCTCGGTATCCAGTACTGGGGACTGGGTATCCCGATGGCGGTCTTCATCTACTACAATTTCATGCAGTCGATTCCGAAGGAGCTGGATGAATCCGCCCGTATGGACGGCGCCTCCACCTTCCGGACGTTCGTCTCCGTGATCTTTCCGCTGCTGAAGCCGGTGACGACAACCGTCGTCGTGCTCGACGTGATGTGGATCTGGAACGATTTCCTGGAACCGCTGCTGATGGTCAATTCCAGCGACAAGACGAAGACGCTGGTGCTGGCCTCCTATACCTTCATCGGGCAGATGAATACGCAGTGGCACTACGCGATGACGGCGATGGTGCTGACGGTGCTTCCGTCCGTCATCATCTTCATCCTGCTTCAGAAGAATATCATCAACGGGGTGGTTGCCGGAGCGGTCAAGGGCTGAGCTCCGGAAAACATAGAAAACCAACAGTCAATGCGAAGGAGGAACAATGCAATGAAGAAACGCATGGTATCAGCAATACTTTGCGGCGTGATGACGGCAGGGCTTCTGGCGGCGTCGGTTCCGGTGGGCGCGGCTTCATCGGCTGCGTCAGCGGAGAGCGCGGAGACGCCGGCGGTCGACTATTCGAAGGATTCCGGCACGATCAATATGTTCATCTCGTCCCCTGAATACGCGGACGCGATTCAGCAGCTGATCTCGGAGTACGCGAAGGTGGCGCCGAATGTCACGATCAACTATGAGACGACCCAGAACGATTATCCGACGATGCTGAAGGCAAAGATCAATTCCGGCGATATCCCGGATATTTTCTCTTCCACATCCGGCAAGGAAATCGACACCTACATGGACTACTCCTATGATCTTTCGGATCAGCCGCTGATGGAGACGATCGATCCGGCGGTGGCGGACACGATGAAGTCGCTGAAGACCGGCAAGGGATGCTACGGCATCGCGATCAAGGGCAACTTCTTCGGAATTCTCTACAACAAGGACATCTTCGATCAGTGCGGCATCAAGGAGTTCCCGACGACGACTTCCGCGATGAAGGATGCCTGCGAAAAGATTTCCGCCAAGGGAATCCAGCCATTCACCACCGGCTTCTCTGAATGGTGGGTGTTCAAGCACTGCTGGCAGCCGTTCCTTGACGCGGCGGCGGATCAGGCCGGCATCACCGCGGCGGAGCTCGTCCGGAAATTCGAGTCCGGCGAGGCGAAGGTCAAGGATTATCCGGAGCTTTACAATAATTTCGCTTCAATCACAAATCTTATGGGATAAGGGGTTGCGAATATAACCCTTCCTGCTGGCGTCAAACAGCCTGAGGAAGAAATAATCGTCATCCGGAAGTCCGTAGGCCTGTCGCCGTAAGACTTTGATCTTGTTGTTGATGCCCTCCATCTTGCCAGAGGAGATTTTATAAGTTGCATGGGCTATGATGCCCTCAAAGTGGTTTCCAAGGAGTCTTCCGAACCACTGAAGATGACTGTTTCCGGATGCACTGCAGGTATCCATGATCCAGGTGATGTCATCCGCCATACGGGCTTCATCAGTGCGGGTGTAGGAAAGAGACAGACGCTCCTTAATCAGATCAAGCGTGAACAGAAGCTTGTTCTGACTGAGAAGTTCGTCATATCTATTTTCCGCCTTTCTGGCGAAAGGCACCGATGGGGTCATGAAAATCGAGGTGCTTTCGCTCTTTCTACTATTCTCAATTCCTGATATCTTTTTCTTGCAGGGTCGGCACACTACAGAGCACGTGGAGGTGAGTGGCGGGGCGGTATAGCGGCCTACCTCGCATATCTATATGTTGCCGGTCATCCTTAAGGCATCAATGAATGGCGCATCTCGTAGCCCGTAAACTTATCTCTTCCGAAGTTGTCTCGATTTCGCCGGATGACCAGTCACCGCCGCTCCTGCAACTACAAAATATCAGGAGGTGTTTTATTGGCTTTTAAAATCTTTCGTTTTAACTGCTGTGGCCTTGATGTCCACAAGACCTGGATCTTTGCCTGCATTGGACTCACGGATGCAAACGGCCGGACAGAATATAAGGAAAAGATGTTTTCCTCTTTCTCCAGAGGTCTGCGGGATCTCGCCGCATGGCTCGCCTCTTACAACTGTACCGATGTATGCATGGAATCTGCCGGCAAGTACTGGATCCCGGTATTCAATGTCCTTGAAAAGACATGCAACGTGATACTTGCTCACCCTAAGTACACCAAACCACAAAAAGGGAATAAGACCGACCGTAAGGACGCGAAGTGGATATGCGATCTGTTCATGTGCGACATGATCAAGCCTTCCTTTATCCCACCCGCCGAGATTCGTCATCTTCGGGATTTAGTGCGGTACCGGTTCAAACTCACCAACATGCTGACAGGTGAGAAGAACCGTGCACAGAATTGTCTGACTGTATCAAACCTCAAACTTGACGATGTCTTCAGCGACGTGTTCGGGAAGTCTTCCAGATCGATTACGGAATACATCCTCGCCCATCCCG harbors:
- a CDS encoding carbohydrate ABC transporter permease, with the translated sequence MKKKRAVGKILWYVLLTLFAAVYIYPVFIMVLNSFKSFGEVVSDPIAWPKVFTLQNYKDVAEKIHYIRLFFNNVMITVIGVAGIVVISSMTAYILDRRRTRYTKLVYALAITPMLVPFQTIMIPLLKTMTTLHLAKSRAGLGIQYWGLGIPMAVFIYYNFMQSIPKELDESARMDGASTFRTFVSVIFPLLKPVTTTVVVLDVMWIWNDFLEPLLMVNSSDKTKTLVLASYTFIGQMNTQWHYAMTAMVLTVLPSVIIFILLQKNIINGVVAGAVKG
- a CDS encoding J domain-containing protein, whose translation is MDAIIVSDACRRIEEEIQRLRMVLASLTAERDELRCHICPELEARYAQAVGDLQIRIHLQEILIQEFRISIELARAALNREKVISREEIEDQVRRRYQTFHDRVGEERRKAERAKREQKERESRQRQYERAWRDRYGGDAGKEASREDGHAKGKAGRMPDAKELYRKLVKRLHPDMNPDGTEREKELFRRAVKAYQEGDIATLQEVYDEVFGDETAADTGWKARSYEELTALRDRLKEQIRLLQEEIRAIRESFPYSMKEMLDDPAAVAAKREELQRQISRNDEALKRLDGISKEIVREMEALRKKKGGADG
- a CDS encoding ABC transporter substrate-binding protein, with translation MKKRMVSAILCGVMTAGLLAASVPVGAASSAASAESAETPAVDYSKDSGTINMFISSPEYADAIQQLISEYAKVAPNVTINYETTQNDYPTMLKAKINSGDIPDIFSSTSGKEIDTYMDYSYDLSDQPLMETIDPAVADTMKSLKTGKGCYGIAIKGNFFGILYNKDIFDQCGIKEFPTTTSAMKDACEKISAKGIQPFTTGFSEWWVFKHCWQPFLDAAADQAGITAAELVRKFESGEAKVKDYPELYNNFASITNLMG
- a CDS encoding transposase is translated as MCRPCKKKISGIENSRKSESTSIFMTPSVPFARKAENRYDELLSQNKLLFTLDLIKERLSLSYTRTDEARMADDITWIMDTCSASGNSHLQWFGRLLGNHFEGIIAHATYKISSGKMEGINNKIKVLRRQAYGLPDDDYFFLRLFDASRKGYIRNPLSHKICD
- a CDS encoding folate family ECF transporter S component — translated: MKKWTGLFRDSVGELRAVPSLTACAMLAALALILNSVASINIGPFVKIGFSAIPNQMVDFLFGPITGTLFAGVLDIVKYFLRPDGPFFFGFTFNAMLAAFIYGCFYYHRKLTFPRVLAAKLTVVLVVNVFFNTLWLSMLYGQAFLAILPARTLKNLIMWPIDSGIFYLLMRLLGQTGVFRLFRKKTAAV
- a CDS encoding sensor histidine kinase; the protein is MRTIRKRLSRTPLWAILTLLSFASLMTLTLFFTIRYYRHSRSSTIRNEIGCSRQLSSLRIINLDRYLDTLAQFAVQPCYNAILSQALNTYQAVDEDALLDAARAFVQSSYFSRNDLISLRITFLSPGLTVYRGNDTDHTLTRSVDPSDITDSEAYRACAASPLNCALFAAEQNGRRLLHYCHTLIRISDQKVTALVELVLDPACSVGQTSGRGSGRFVLLTDENGHLIYSDLPAEAASAFLAKKAPAEEDESGRLINLKDTPYLMTSAYSTRYGLTLCSFSSYDRLMEAFRGTARTTAADGFLLFVILMASAYVVIRFFTKPLTLLAKKQGDFGGGDFTHVHLTGCREVSMLAESFNKMSDSLNRLIEQNYAARINEQNAQLKALEAQINPHFLYNTLQAIGSEALTDTDGTTVYSMLTTLADCLRYTIRASDTVTLREELRYVDNYYRLQKLRKGDRLTLDENVSQDLLDLPIPKVSLQNLVENSIRHGLSDDVTSIRIQLNAETDGTNLLLSVTDDGCGIPEAELHKLRTLFDERRLTDPDTGVGLPNLFNRLKILYRDADVLIASRTGADHGTKVTLRIPMHAEKGSECSLY
- a CDS encoding response regulator transcription factor codes for the protein MFTLLITDDEAPVRIAVRKLLDTTALSIGRIEESDNGADALKLARELHPDVILADIRMPRMDGLTFLGRIRQSPALDARVIMISGYDEFSYAQQALRLGATDYLLKPLKADELNQAVRKALLELHPDARFDETGTSERPASVRADEVIEMIHRTIEESYSENISISGFTSRYFFSKEYLSKLFKARYGCGIYEFLLRTRMTRARELLSDPSLQIQEIAARTGYSDTHYFSKAYRNYYGESPTQYRKQAAKDRFS
- a CDS encoding carbohydrate ABC transporter permease — its product is MKKQTKERVENVCFTLPALICIFVMFYIPFVMGAGYSFTQWNGISQQPKFIGLDNYKAIFGGGSGFFSTIGFTIGYTALFILFSNVIALILAVALTKKFHLANVFRGVFFIPYIMSMTIVGFIWKFIFTKGFETMFEHCPLPFFNWSWLGDPRVAFWAVTLVGIWQSLGFYIVLYIAGLEAVPQDVEEAARVDGATSTQRFFRVTLPLLGPSITTCIFMSLTNGLKVFDIILALTKGGPGQATYSATMSIYMDAFTNNQYGLGSAEAIVYFLVVLVITKLTLKGLNRTEVSL
- a CDS encoding HIRAN domain-containing protein, with amino-acid sequence MDQDKKELTTAAADAAAMTYLQQSGVELADLFTRDILLMHTSVAGVMFTDHFREHAAETKKGDPVSLVLEPDNPADPMAILVRDRQGRKLGYIPRVKNEALFHLMDAGKYLYGAVTGGTIGTMTNPKDTPWVEIDIDVFMKD